A stretch of the Solanum dulcamara chromosome 6, daSolDulc1.2, whole genome shotgun sequence genome encodes the following:
- the LOC129892843 gene encoding LOW QUALITY PROTEIN: ATP synthase subunit a-like (The sequence of the model RefSeq protein was modified relative to this genomic sequence to represent the inferred CDS: inserted 2 bases in 2 codons) has protein sequence MISFLEKKFLVLRVSFCLNQSICFHKFRVHIFSFDEESLNSSTPSATTSLQSSDTKDFHNGIYEDFPGLNPSSERIVELQSDIWEKLGELMPNKSAQEILEAAEVLHGESNDIDSLLKDLNQNGVAGEAYKDAVDLVKHLVSSPLDQFKIIPLIPMKIGNLYFSCTNPSLFMLLTLSLXPKKGGGNSVPNAWQSLVELIYDFVLNLVNEQIGGLSENVKQKFSPRISVTFTFSLFCNPQGMIPYSFEVTSHFLITLGLLFSIFIGITIVGFQKNGXHFLSFLLPAGVPLPLAPFLVLLELIPCCFRALSSGIRLFANMMAGHSSVKILSGFAWTMLCMNDLLYFIGDLGPLFIVLALTGLELGVAISQAHVSTILICIYLNDAINLHQSAYFFIIE, from the exons ATGATCTCTTTCTTAGAAAAGAAATTTC TTGTATTGAGGGTATCGTTTTGTCTCAATCAATCAATATGTTTCCACAAATTCCGCGTGCATATCTTTTCCTTTGATGAAGAAAGTCTCAATTCCAGTACTCCATCTGCGACAACTTCTCTTCAATCGTCCGATACTAAAGATTTTCATAATGGTATTTATGAGGACTTTCCAGGTCTTAACCCTTCCAGTGAACGTATAGTGGAGCTTCAATCTGATATATGGGAGAAATTAGGAGAGTTGATGCCTAACAAGAGTGCCCAAGAAATTCTGGAAGCGGCCGAAGTTTTACATGGCGAAAGCAACGATATTGACTCCCTATTGAAAGATTTGAATCAAAACGGAGTAGCGGGTGAAGCCTATAAAGATGCAGTGGATCTAGTGAAGCATCTCGTCTCCAGCCCACTTGATCAATTTAAAATAATCCCATTGATTCCTATGAAAATAGGAAACTTATATTTCTCATGCACAAATCCATCTTTGTTTATGCTACTAACTCTCAGTT GTCCTAAAAAGGGAGGAGGAAACTCAGTACCAAATGCTTGGCAATCCTTGGTAGAGcttatttatgattttgtgCTAAACCTGGTAAACGAACAAATAGGTGGTCTTTCCGAAAATGTTAAACAAAAGTTTTCCCCTCGCATCTCAGTCACTTTTACTTTTTCGTTATTTTGTAATCCCCAGGGTATGATACCTTATAGCTTCGAAGTTACAAGTCATTTTCTCATTACTTTGGGTCTCTTATTTTCGATTTTTATTGGCATTACTATAGTGGGATTTCAAAAAAATG TTcattttttaagcttcttatTACCTGCAGGAGTCCCACTGCCATTAGCACCTTTTTTAGTACTCCTTGAGCTAATCCCTTGTTGTTTTCGAGCATTAAGCTCAGGAATACGTTTATTTGCTAATATGATGGCCGGTCATAGTTCAGTAAAGATTTTAAGTGGGTTCGCTTGGACTATGCTATGTATGAATGATCTTTTATATTTCATAGGGGATCTTGGTCCTTTATTTATAGTTCTTGCATTAACCGGTCTGGAATTAGGTGTAGCTATATCACAAGCTCATGTTTCTACGATCTTAATCTGTATTTACTTGAATGATGCTATAAATCTTCATCAAAGtgcttatttttttataattgaatAA
- the LOC129892845 gene encoding uncharacterized protein LOC129892845 has product MAYLLHLALRTELEFLERTCPHGWMRVWLKALLSHIRIVSDMSNSLLSMLELPLVQSSPFRVNVDPEIQRFGLMWKLYTRARKARQLPLALATSREEEGESSVNQSSVGQAAIPVPEEGARSPYVVPYSYHLDEVIGGDSVQSIQRRLLSANEFPSYFELTQARMEAEDLFEVKVDIVRRMAVLDLEGDWLRRGAWALENPRTATEEPSLERLHTLLSNLESRGVNSDSFKELKEKVFLRQVDDDEHSAA; this is encoded by the exons ATGGCGTACTTATTGCACCTGGCACTAAGAACAGAACTTGAGTTCTTAGAGCGTACCTGCCCCCATGGTTGGATGCGGGTATGGTTGAAGGCGCTCTTATCTCACATTCGGATAGTTTCTGATATGTCCAACTCCCTCCTATCCATGCTCGAACTGCCTTTAGTGCAAAGTTCTCCTTTTAGGGTCAATGTCGATCCTGAGATCCAACGCTTTGGCCTAATGTGGAAGCTTTACACTAGGGCACGTAAGGCACGACAGCTTCCTCTCGCGCTCGCGACGAGTCGAGAAGAAG AAGGAGAATCCTCTGTGAATCAGTCCTCCGTAGGTCAAGCTGCTATTCCGGTTCCGGAAGAAGGAGCAAGATCTCCATACGTGGTCCCCTATTCATATCATCTGGATGAAGTGATAGGAGGTGATTCCGTTCAGTCTATCCAGCGGCGCCTCTTATCTGCGAATGAATTTCCTTCCTATTTTGAGCTGACGCAGGCGCGAATGGAGGCCGAAGACCTATTCGAGGTCAAGGTCGATATTGTCAGGAGAATGGCGGTCCTTGATCTAGAAGGAGATTGGCTGAGACGGGGAGCCTGGGCCCTCGAGAATCCACGTACTGCCACAGAGGAGCCTTCCTTAGAGAGACTTCATACCCTTCTTTCGAATCTCGAATCGAGGGGAGTCAATTCCGATTCCTTTAAGGAATTGAAAGAGAAGGTTTTCCTTCGGCAGGTGGATGACGACGAACACTCTGCTGCATAG